GGCCATGATCGGAGCGATGAACGCGAACGATGAGCCGAGGTAGCTGGGCACCCGGCCCTTGGTGATGACGAGGAACAGCAGGGTGCCGATGCCGGAGAAGAAGAGGGTGGTGGCGGGCGGCATACCCGTGATGATCGGGACCAGGAAGGTGGCGCCGAACATGGCGACGACGTGCTGCATGCCCACGCCGATGGTCAGTGGCCACGCGAGGCGCTCATCCGGCCTGACGACCTCGCCGGGGCGGATGGACTTGCCGTTTCCGTGGATCTTCCATTTGGTGCCGAGCATGCTCATTGCAGCGAGCCTTTCAAGAATGTGTGGCGGGACCGGGAAGGAATCTTCCGGGTGCCACTTTACCGCGCCGGGCGGGCGCATCCGGCGCGGGAGCAGCGCCGATATAGTTGCCGAATGCCTGCCCTGACTGCTCCCGCGAAACGCCTGCATGCGGCCTGGCTGGCGTCTCATGCCGAGTGGGGGCCAGGCCTCCACGAGGATGGCTTCGGGCTGCTGCCGGAAGACGACGTCGAGTCTCCGGCCGGTTTCGAGGCGTGGCTGGAACGGCTGGCCGCGGACTCGGCCCGTTGCACTTACCGCTGGATCACCGAGGGCGAATTAGTGCTCGGCGGGATTGCGCTGCGGCACGAAGGCAACAACTCCGTGGACCGGGCCGGGCACATCGGCTACGGAATCCGGCCCTCCGCGCGGGGCCGCGGCCTGGGAACCTGGGCGCTTGGACAGATGGTCGAGGAGGCGCGTCGCGACGGGATGGACCGCGTGCTGCTGGTCTGCGCGGTTGGCAACTTCGCCTCGGCGGCAACCATCGAGCGCCAGGGCGGAGTGCGCGAGAGGTGCCGCAACTCCGGGGCCGACAAGGTTTGGCGGTACTGGATCAGCCTCGGACAGCCCGCCGAAGGGGACTAACGGGCCGACGGCGCTCCCGTGGCCGCGGCCGGTTTGAGCACCAGAAGCATTGCCTGGGGGTGTTTTTCAGTCGCCCGTGCGGCCCGGACAAGTTGAGCCTCGAGCACGAAGCCTTGCTCCGTGAATTGGAGCGCGACGCCGTCGGGGGAATGCAGTTCCGCCCGCAGTTCGACGTCGTGCCCGTAGGCGCGCTCGAGGGTGCGGTGTCCGCTGCCGGCCTGGAAGGAAATGAGGGCCACGCCGCCGGGCCTGAGCACCCGCCAGAACTCGCGAGCGACGGGCTGTAGCTCGGACGGGGAAGAGTGGATGATCGAGTACCAGGCAAGGATGCCGTCCGCGGTTGCGCCTGCTGCCGGGAGATCCCTCAGCTCGCCGACGTCGAAGGCGAGCCCGGGGTGGCTCCGCTGCGCCGTCCGGACCATCCCCGGTGAGAGATCTACTCCCGTGACCTCCAGCCCGGCGTCGCTGACGTAGGCGCTCAGACGCCCGGCACCGCAGCCGGCGTCGATCACCTTGCGTCCGGGGGAGGCAAGAAGCCGGGCGCAGAAGTCGTCGATCATGGCCATATCAAGAGGGGCCTCGAAGCTGCTGTCCGGAAGCGCCGCCGCATAGTCCTCGGCGACCGTGTCATAGGCGGATCTGACGTCGGCCAGCCGTTGTCCTTGGTTATGCACGGTTCTCCAGGAAAGGAACACGGGGCCTCTTTGCGAGGATCATCTCGGCGAGATCCATTCCTGTTTCCCGGTTCTGCCTCCCGGAAGGCACCAGGCGAATGGCTGCGACATACGGGGTGCCCCATGATTCAATCTCAATGACCAGCATGGGGCGGCGCTCCAGCGGCCTCCGTAGGGTTTCCATTCTCACTGACACAACCTTTTCCCACGGCACGAGTCCGAAATGGACGGGTCCTCGTCGTTGTCTGACCAGCTGAAGCCCGCGGGCGTCCGCGACCAGGTCCAGGATGTATCCCGTGCCCTTTGCCTTCGACGTTAGTGGGCCTTTTTTGAGGAATCTCCCAAGTTCGCGCCCTGTCCAGAAGGTGTCGACGACGAGCGCTCCGGGATGGGCTAGCCGGAGTTGTCTCCTGAAGGTCCTCGCCCTGTGGAACAGCCACGCTAGCCAAGCTGGGACGACAACCGCCAACATGAGCAGGACCACGGCCAGCACCTTGAGAGCATCCGGATAGCGCGCGGCATCGTTGACCTTGACCAAGAGCCTGACGAGAAGGACGGCAACACCGGTGGCCCCAATTGCAGCGCCCGTGCGCCGCTTTGTGCTCATCTGACCTCCCCCAAGGACCGGCCGGGCTGGCCGTGCTACCGCTTACGGTACTACCCGTCCCGGGCAAGAACATTTTCGACGCCGACCGGACGGGTTGCCGCTGTACCGTAGGTCCGATGAATCCTTCGACGCTCCTTGCGGCCTACGACCAGCAGCTCCGGACCGATGCCGAGACCCCCAGTGCGGTCGCCGTCGAACGGCTGGGCCCCCTGCGGCTAGTGACCTTCGCCGGCGGCCGCGGATTCGTGACCTATCAGGACCTGGCCGGAGCCAGCGCAGGAACGATCGCGGGGTGGGTGGCGCAGACCGCGGCGTTCTACCGCGCGGACCCGGACATCGTGCGGGTTGAATGGAAGACCCGTGGCCACGATCGTGCGCCCGGGCTCCACGAGGCACTGCTGGAGAACGGTTTTGAGCCGGACGAGACCGAGTCGGTCATGATCGGGGCCGCCAGCGCGCTCGACGTCGACGTGGCCCTGCCGCCCGGAGTGAGCCTGCGGCGCGTGACGGAGGAATCCGACATCCGGGCCATGAGCGCCATGCAGGACGAAGTCTTCGGCAGTCCCGTCTCGGACGGAAACGTCGAAGCGATTCTCCGCCGGATGGCCAACGCCGACGGGATGGAATTGTGGGTGGCGGAACATCAAGGGGTGGTGGTCAGTGCAGGGCGCCTTGAGCCGGTGCCGGACACGGACTTCGCGGGTATCTGGGGCGGAGCAACGCGCGAAGAGTGGCGGGGCCGGGGGATTTACCGCGCGCTGACCGCGGCCCGGGCGCGCGCGGCGATGTCGCTGGGCAAGAAGCTCATCCACAGCGACTCCACCGAATATTCACGGCCGATTCTGGAGCGCCACGGTCTGGTCCGGGTGTCCACAACCACCCCGTACCGCTGGCGGCGCTAGCGATCCTCGCGGGATTGGAACTCTTCGTCGAGCTCGTAGTGCCGGAATTCCGTCTCCGGGTTCGGCTCGCCCTCCGCAACGACCTCGTAATCGAGTTGGCGTTGGATCTGGCTGTCCAGTACCTGCAACTGCTGATCTGCGACTTCGCCCAGGTCCTCGGGAAAGCCATCGTCCGGCGTGAGATGCAATTTCTCGGTCATCATGCCCTCCGTGCCGCCATGCCGGGCTCTGCGTTCCGGCCTTGAAGGGCTAACTCTACAGTCGGCTGCGGCAGATGGCTCCAGGCCGAGCATGAACCGTGACAGACCGGCCGGCGGAACGGTCGCGCCGCGCGCCGGCCCCCTTGAGCCGCGACCGCGGGGGATTACGGACGTTGGCTCAGACGGCGCCTGACGCGCCGCCGCAACTGCCCGTTACACCCGCCCGACCGGCAGCGCCGTTCAGGTTCTGAAATAGTGGTTTCGTCTCGGTGTCTGGTGTGGGTCGAGATGGGGTGGCGGGATGAACCAGGGGATGCCGTTGCGGGGCTGGATGGTCCATTGTTCTTTGTGGATCAGGTGGTGATGGTGGGAACAAAGGAGTGTTCCGTTGTCTGTGCTGGTGGTGCCGCCGTAGGCCCAGTAGGTGATGTGGTGGGCTTCGCACCAGGGCGCGGGGATGGTGCAGGCGGGGAAGGCGCAGCCCTGGTCGCGGGCGGTGAGGGCTTTGCGGATATGCGGCGGGAAGATGCGGCTGGTGCGGCCGATGTCCAGGATTCGGCCTTGGGATCCGAGGAGGAGGGGGATGATGTCGGCGTCGCAGGCGATTTTGCGGATGGTCGCGGCTGTGACGGGTCCGGTGAACGCCATTGTCCCCGTGCCAGTGAGCCCGAACGGGCCGGTGCCCGGGATTTGTCCGGACGCGTCGGGGCAGTTGTTGGCGGTCCGGCCGGGGCCGCCGGCCTCCATGTCCCCGTCGCTGCCGAGCCGGTCGAGGAGGTCGCGGTAGTCGATGGTGACCATGACCTGGGGCCGGAGTCCTCCCGCGGCGGGCAATCCTCCGGAGGCGAGGGCGGCTTTGCAGCCGCCGACGAGGCCGTCGAGGAGTTTCTGCGGCCGGGACCGCCGGTCCAGCTGGTTCGGTACGAACCCGCCGGCGTCCGTGCCGGCCGCGCCGTCCGCCTCCGTGCCCGCACTTTCGGCCGCGGCGGTGTCGCTGCCGCCCGATTCGCCCTCGGCCCCGCCGGCTCCGGCCGCCGCGGTGCGGGGGTTGGTGGCGGTGTTCATCACGGTGAGGAGGTGTTCGAACTGTTCGGTGGTGGCGAAGATTTCCAGGTGCTGCAGGCCGTGGCGGGGTTTGCGGATGAAGGCTCCCTGGAGCTGGCGGAGGAGCTCCTCGGAGGGTTCGGCGCCGTCCTGGTCGATCGCGTCCAGCCAGCGCCTCGCGATCCGGGCCAGGAAGTCCGGGTCGTGCTCGGCCGCGGTGCGGGTCACGGCGTGCTCCATCCGGGCGGCCGTCTCCGGGTCGCAGACGCCCCGGACCCGGCCCAGCGCCTGGGCGATGATCGTCGCGGACCGGGATGGCACGGCCCCGGCGGCCACGGCCGCGGCGAGTTCCTCGCGCACGGGCGGGAGGGGCTGGCCCGTCATCCCGGTGCGGGGCAGCACGTCCCCGGCCAGGGACAGGCGCCGGTGCGCCTCCGCGGCACTGATCTGCAACCGGTCCCGGAGGAACTCCCCGGTCTTGCGGTAGCCGTCATCGAGCACCCGGGCACTGCCGGCAGCGGCGGCTTCCTTGCGGGTGCGGTCCACGGCCCCGGCGGCAACCAGTTGCAGGTACTCCACGGCCCGGGAGATTTCCTCGACTTGGCCCGCGAACCCGGACGCCTCGCCAAAGTCCATCAGTGACGAGTCCGCGACCGCAGTCGCGCACAGGTCCTGAAGTCGGCCAAGGACCCCGGCAAGATTATGGGCTACGCCGCGCACATCACCGCCCGGCCTTCCGGCCGGACGAGCGATGAGAGCTGCACCGATTCCCATGAACCAATTCAACCGCGGGGGTCAGACATTATGAGGAGCCCCCAGTCCGGGACAGTCGTGCTCGTCGGCGCGCGTACACCCGCGCTGCCGTCTTGTCGGCGCACCCACATCCGCCGACGTCGTGCCGGCGCGCCTACACCCGCGCCGCCGTCGTGTCGGCGCACCCACATCCGCCGCCGTCGTGCCGGCGCGCCTACACCCGCGCCGCCGTCGTGTCGGCGCACCCACATCCGCCGCCGTCGTGCCCCCGCCGCCCGAACCCGCGCCGCCGTCGTGCTCCTCACCGCCCGAACCCGCGCTGGCCCACGGCGGGACCTATGGCAGGTCCCGACCGGCCCGGCTTCCAACAGACTGGAGCGAGGAAGGTAGGAGGTTAACCATGAGGGTTCTCGTCGCCTATGCAAGTGCGCTGGGGTCGACCCGGGAGATAGCCCAACACGTGGCCGAACGCTTGGCTGTTGGGCTGGGCGAGGTCGAGTGCCGGTCCGTGGAAGAGGTCGGGTCTGTCTCGGACTACGAGGCTGTCGTGGTCGGCAGTGCTATTCACAACCAGGCGTGGCTGGCCCCGGCTTTGCTGTTCCTCGAACGCCAGGCGCAGGAGCTGGCCAAACGACGCGTCTGGGCGTTTAGCGTGGGGATGTCCGACGCCCTGCCAAAGCCGTTTCGCAAGCGCGGCGCGCTACTCCAACAGCAGCGCTTGGAGGGAAGCCAGTTCCAGCACATTCCACTTCGCGGCCACAGAGTCTTCTCGGGTGTCTACGAGGCCGGCCAGATGCCGACGCCGCTCAGGCTCCTGTTCCGCCTCACCGGCGGCCGTTTCGGAGACTTGCGGGACTGGGCGGCCATCGACGGCTGGACTGACGACATCGCCGTTGAACT
The nucleotide sequence above comes from Arthrobacter sp. KBS0702. Encoded proteins:
- a CDS encoding GNAT family N-acetyltransferase, which gives rise to MPALTAPAKRLHAAWLASHAEWGPGLHEDGFGLLPEDDVESPAGFEAWLERLAADSARCTYRWITEGELVLGGIALRHEGNNSVDRAGHIGYGIRPSARGRGLGTWALGQMVEEARRDGMDRVLLVCAVGNFASAATIERQGGVRERCRNSGADKVWRYWISLGQPAEGD
- a CDS encoding class I SAM-dependent methyltransferase, with product MHNQGQRLADVRSAYDTVAEDYAAALPDSSFEAPLDMAMIDDFCARLLASPGRKVIDAGCGAGRLSAYVSDAGLEVTGVDLSPGMVRTAQRSHPGLAFDVGELRDLPAAGATADGILAWYSIIHSSPSELQPVAREFWRVLRPGGVALISFQAGSGHRTLERAYGHDVELRAELHSPDGVALQFTEQGFVLEAQLVRAARATEKHPQAMLLVLKPAAATGAPSAR
- a CDS encoding GNAT family N-acetyltransferase — encoded protein: MNPSTLLAAYDQQLRTDAETPSAVAVERLGPLRLVTFAGGRGFVTYQDLAGASAGTIAGWVAQTAAFYRADPDIVRVEWKTRGHDRAPGLHEALLENGFEPDETESVMIGAASALDVDVALPPGVSLRRVTEESDIRAMSAMQDEVFGSPVSDGNVEAILRRMANADGMELWVAEHQGVVVSAGRLEPVPDTDFAGIWGGATREEWRGRGIYRALTAARARAAMSLGKKLIHSDSTEYSRPILERHGLVRVSTTTPYRWRR
- a CDS encoding HNH endonuclease signature motif containing protein, translating into MGIGAALIARPAGRPGGDVRGVAHNLAGVLGRLQDLCATAVADSSLMDFGEASGFAGQVEEISRAVEYLQLVAAGAVDRTRKEAAAAGSARVLDDGYRKTGEFLRDRLQISAAEAHRRLSLAGDVLPRTGMTGQPLPPVREELAAAVAAGAVPSRSATIIAQALGRVRGVCDPETAARMEHAVTRTAAEHDPDFLARIARRWLDAIDQDGAEPSEELLRQLQGAFIRKPRHGLQHLEIFATTEQFEHLLTVMNTATNPRTAAAGAGGAEGESGGSDTAAAESAGTEADGAAGTDAGGFVPNQLDRRSRPQKLLDGLVGGCKAALASGGLPAAGGLRPQVMVTIDYRDLLDRLGSDGDMEAGGPGRTANNCPDASGQIPGTGPFGLTGTGTMAFTGPVTAATIRKIACDADIIPLLLGSQGRILDIGRTSRIFPPHIRKALTARDQGCAFPACTIPAPWCEAHHITYWAYGGTTSTDNGTLLCSHHHHLIHKEQWTIQPRNGIPWFIPPPHLDPHQTPRRNHYFRT
- a CDS encoding flavodoxin domain-containing protein — protein: MRVLVAYASALGSTREIAQHVAERLAVGLGEVECRSVEEVGSVSDYEAVVVGSAIHNQAWLAPALLFLERQAQELAKRRVWAFSVGMSDALPKPFRKRGALLQQQRLEGSQFQHIPLRGHRVFSGVYEAGQMPTPLRLLFRLTGGRFGDLRDWAAIDGWTDDIAVELAQPAPPSTAEGADAHGFPPDRPAGG